A portion of the Stigmatella aurantiaca DW4/3-1 genome contains these proteins:
- a CDS encoding CvpA family protein gives MIIDLIILGLALFFAVVGAITGAARQVAHLVGLVAAYFVSKRLGPVLAPKLAEALGTPQLAGLLVGSLLIFILVLVVVRYALGALLQRMMSGQDPENRGPDRFIGFLIGGGKVAIIAYVLLSGLTFVEQHVVVAGQRMGLSAKDSKALSFAREHNLFEITQFAALKDFVQVAQLSTDPQRASRLQNDPAYKALRQDPRFQKALKDESLRRSLEQGDHRALLNNNLILQLIQDPDIAARLGAVSRAADRRP, from the coding sequence GTGATCATCGATCTCATCATCCTGGGACTGGCGCTGTTCTTCGCGGTGGTGGGCGCCATCACCGGCGCGGCCCGGCAGGTGGCCCACCTGGTGGGGCTCGTGGCGGCCTACTTCGTCTCCAAGCGGTTGGGGCCCGTGCTCGCGCCGAAGCTGGCGGAGGCGCTCGGCACCCCTCAGCTCGCCGGGCTGCTGGTGGGCAGCCTGCTGATCTTCATCCTGGTGCTCGTGGTGGTGCGCTACGCCCTGGGAGCCCTGCTCCAGCGCATGATGTCGGGACAAGATCCGGAAAACCGCGGGCCCGACCGGTTCATCGGCTTCCTGATTGGCGGGGGCAAGGTGGCCATCATCGCGTACGTGCTGCTCAGCGGGCTGACCTTCGTGGAGCAGCACGTGGTGGTGGCGGGCCAGCGGATGGGCCTGTCCGCCAAGGACTCCAAGGCCCTGAGCTTCGCGCGCGAGCACAACCTCTTCGAGATAACCCAGTTCGCGGCGCTCAAGGACTTCGTCCAGGTGGCCCAGCTCAGCACCGACCCCCAGCGGGCCTCCCGGCTCCAGAATGATCCCGCCTACAAGGCACTGCGGCAGGATCCCCGCTTCCAGAAGGCCCTCAAGGACGAATCGCTGCGCCGGTCCCTGGAGCAGGGCGACCACCGCGCCTTGCTGAACAACAACCTCATCCTCCAGCTCATCCAGGACCCGGACATCGCGGCCCGGCTCGGGGCCGTCTCCCGGGCGGCGGACCGGCGGCCCTGA
- a CDS encoding S1 family peptidase — protein sequence MTPRLLVLILGFSLSAHASSTGRPTRADMQRVMELHARSVVRVHGPRRAGPGVIVGSQGQVLTSVEHVSLEAAEVEFGGQRLAGAVVLAHAALKIAVVAAPRGSYPSVPVKVLPEGLDGQWLIGVVAGRRKQDARPFTAVARQASAPFVDLDLPLAPGSPLFDSEGRLVAVVVQLRPGGCRALPLASIQRQLAPPAVTP from the coding sequence TTGACGCCTCGCCTCCTTGTCCTGATTCTCGGTTTCAGCCTCTCGGCCCACGCCTCCAGCACCGGGCGCCCCACGCGCGCGGACATGCAGCGGGTGATGGAGCTGCATGCGCGCTCGGTGGTCCGCGTCCACGGGCCCCGCCGGGCCGGCCCGGGGGTCATCGTGGGCAGCCAAGGGCAGGTGCTCACCTCCGTGGAGCACGTCAGCCTGGAGGCCGCGGAGGTGGAGTTTGGCGGACAGCGGCTTGCGGGCGCGGTGGTACTCGCCCATGCCGCCCTGAAGATCGCCGTTGTGGCCGCCCCTCGCGGCTCCTACCCTTCCGTGCCCGTGAAGGTGCTCCCCGAAGGGCTGGACGGGCAGTGGCTCATCGGGGTCGTCGCGGGCAGGCGCAAACAGGACGCCCGGCCCTTCACCGCCGTGGCCCGGCAGGCCAGCGCGCCCTTCGTGGACCTGGACCTTCCGCTTGCCCCGGGCAGCCCCCTCTTCGACTCCGAGGGACGCCTGGTGGCGGTGGTGGTCCAGCTTCGCCCCGGGGGATGCCGGGCGCTGCCCCTGGCCTCCATCCAGCGCCAGCTCGCGCCTCCCGCGGTGACCCCATGA
- a CDS encoding ArsR/SmtB family transcription factor: MVEHQTARLDGIFHALSDATRREMLHTLSQHERSVGELAAPFRMSLAAASKHIKVLERAGLVRRNVQGRTHMCRLAPEPLSAVQEWLRFYERFWTDRLDALDALLQTEPPPPVRKKGSPR; encoded by the coding sequence ATGGTTGAGCATCAGACCGCACGTCTCGACGGCATCTTCCATGCGCTCTCGGATGCGACGCGCCGGGAGATGCTGCACACCCTCTCGCAGCACGAGCGCAGCGTCGGCGAGCTGGCGGCGCCGTTCCGGATGTCGCTGGCGGCCGCGTCCAAGCACATCAAGGTGTTGGAGCGGGCCGGGCTGGTGCGCCGCAACGTGCAGGGCCGCACGCACATGTGCCGGCTGGCCCCCGAGCCGCTGTCCGCCGTGCAGGAGTGGCTGCGGTTCTACGAGCGCTTCTGGACGGACCGGCTGGATGCCCTGGACGCGCTGCTGCAAACCGAGCCCCCACCCCCTGTGCGCAAGAAAGGAAGCCCGCGATGA
- the mrtX gene encoding myxosortase MrtX yields MSRPLGAPWRLSAVQEVGVLWALGFLGIILSFLLFGGSSIPKLVATLGFLYLPVVAMRWRDEDYRDYGLTLRAWRQDTRLFLLMCLIVGPLFFLGFYLWVEVLQHLPPELKRLLSPHRGPAHFTPQLPPRFGEWIIDQLFVVALPEEFFYRGYMQSRLRDAWPQGRKVLGARLGPAFWVTAALFALGHLAIFQAWRLAVFFPALLFGWMRERTGTVLGAALFHAACNLYIRFLEVSFFGG; encoded by the coding sequence ATGAGCCGCCCCCTCGGCGCGCCCTGGCGCCTGTCCGCCGTCCAGGAGGTGGGCGTCCTGTGGGCCCTGGGCTTCCTGGGCATCATCCTTTCCTTCCTGCTCTTTGGCGGCAGCAGCATCCCCAAGCTGGTGGCCACGCTGGGCTTTCTCTACCTGCCAGTCGTCGCCATGCGCTGGCGGGACGAGGATTACCGGGACTACGGCCTCACCCTGCGCGCCTGGCGCCAGGACACGCGGCTGTTTCTCCTCATGTGCCTCATCGTCGGGCCCCTGTTCTTCCTGGGCTTCTACCTCTGGGTGGAGGTGTTGCAGCACCTGCCCCCCGAGCTCAAACGGCTGCTCTCTCCGCACCGGGGGCCCGCCCATTTCACCCCCCAGCTTCCCCCCCGCTTCGGGGAGTGGATCATCGATCAGCTCTTCGTCGTGGCCCTCCCCGAGGAGTTCTTCTACCGGGGCTACATGCAGTCGCGGCTCCGGGATGCGTGGCCGCAAGGCCGCAAGGTGCTGGGGGCTCGGCTGGGCCCCGCCTTCTGGGTGACCGCGGCGCTCTTCGCCCTGGGGCACCTGGCCATCTTCCAGGCCTGGCGCCTGGCGGTCTTCTTCCCCGCCCTGCTGTTCGGGTGGATGCGCGAGCGCACTGGCACCGTCCTGGGTGCCGCCCTCTTCCACGCTGCCTGCAACCTCTACATCCGCTTCCTGGAAGTCTCCTTCTTCGGAGGCTGA
- a CDS encoding NADPH-dependent FMN reductase has protein sequence MIKVAIVIGSTRPGRKAADVAQWVYGIAQKRSDAEFELVDIQDFNLPLLDEPVPPSLGKYSQAHTQAWSAKIEPFDAYVFVTPEYNHGPSGALKNAIDYLYREWNNKAAGFVGYGSAGGTRAVEQLRLVMGELQVADVRAQVSLSLATDFENYTVFKPAARHEASVNTVLDQVIAWGGALKTLRKK, from the coding sequence ATGATCAAGGTGGCCATCGTCATCGGCAGCACGCGTCCAGGCCGCAAGGCCGCGGACGTGGCCCAGTGGGTCTACGGCATCGCCCAGAAGCGCAGCGACGCCGAGTTCGAACTCGTGGACATCCAGGACTTCAACCTGCCGCTGCTCGATGAACCGGTGCCGCCCTCCCTGGGGAAGTACAGCCAGGCGCACACCCAGGCTTGGTCCGCGAAGATCGAGCCCTTCGATGCCTACGTCTTCGTGACGCCCGAGTACAACCACGGGCCGTCCGGTGCGCTCAAGAACGCGATCGACTACCTGTACCGCGAGTGGAACAACAAGGCGGCGGGCTTCGTGGGCTATGGCAGCGCCGGAGGCACGCGCGCGGTGGAGCAACTGCGGCTGGTCATGGGTGAGCTCCAAGTCGCCGATGTGCGCGCCCAGGTCTCGCTCTCGCTCGCCACCGACTTCGAGAACTACACCGTCTTCAAGCCCGCGGCCCGCCACGAGGCGTCGGTCAACACCGTGCTGGACCAGGTCATCGCCTGGGGCGGGGCGCTGAAGACGCTGCGGAAGAAGTAG
- a CDS encoding J domain-containing protein: MPIAPPAALLPRSERPTLALPTIAPVSFPPGAARPQPPSPGAQRPTVQGLSPVSVTPQPGPGAVLTVPTPSSPAAAAHRPTLPGIVPVSVTPPPVAPRPPSPPPGAPAAGRPLTAPPTLSPSVAPPPTVKPGAMPSVAPLVPTPPAAGPRPPAAPPTRTAPPSAGPPPPPPAVPGIAPVKAASARPSAPVVPPVAPAISPVVPPVAPAAAAPAPPPPPPGAAGKGSLDAGQAAELEARCAQLDQLDYFEVLRLPKDAPPAAIKKAFYAESRTYHPDRFYQLESKELKERVHELYKRVTEAYYVLRDDTKRKKYLADVTGPERAQKLRFTENSEAESKAAARKEHEEQIGTHPKGRQFYQLGASDFDAGRWSAAERNLKMALTYEPSNARYKEKLAEAKKKLEEEAKSKGDSFKIK; this comes from the coding sequence GTGCCCATCGCTCCGCCCGCGGCGCTCCTGCCACGCTCCGAGCGCCCCACCCTGGCGCTGCCCACCATCGCCCCCGTGAGCTTTCCTCCCGGCGCCGCGAGGCCGCAGCCCCCTTCTCCCGGAGCGCAGCGGCCCACCGTCCAGGGGCTCTCTCCCGTCTCCGTCACCCCCCAGCCCGGCCCCGGCGCCGTCCTGACGGTCCCCACGCCCAGCTCTCCGGCCGCCGCGGCCCACCGGCCCACCCTGCCGGGCATCGTCCCCGTCTCCGTCACGCCCCCGCCCGTGGCGCCCCGACCCCCTTCGCCCCCTCCCGGGGCGCCCGCCGCGGGCCGTCCTCTCACGGCTCCTCCAACCCTCTCCCCCAGCGTGGCCCCACCGCCCACGGTCAAGCCCGGCGCGATGCCCTCGGTGGCCCCCCTGGTGCCAACGCCGCCCGCCGCGGGTCCCCGCCCCCCAGCGGCCCCTCCCACGAGGACGGCACCTCCCAGCGCCGGGCCCCCACCGCCGCCCCCGGCCGTTCCGGGCATTGCTCCCGTGAAGGCGGCCTCGGCCCGGCCCAGCGCTCCCGTCGTTCCTCCGGTCGCCCCGGCCATCTCTCCCGTGGTCCCGCCCGTGGCCCCGGCCGCAGCGGCTCCCGCCCCCCCGCCTCCGCCTCCAGGGGCCGCGGGAAAGGGCTCACTGGATGCCGGACAGGCCGCGGAGTTGGAAGCCCGCTGCGCCCAGCTTGACCAGCTCGACTACTTCGAGGTGCTGAGACTCCCGAAGGACGCGCCCCCCGCGGCCATCAAGAAGGCCTTCTACGCGGAGAGCCGCACCTACCACCCGGACCGCTTCTACCAGCTGGAATCCAAGGAGCTGAAGGAGCGGGTCCACGAGCTCTACAAGCGGGTGACCGAGGCCTACTACGTCCTGCGCGATGACACGAAGCGCAAGAAGTACCTGGCGGATGTGACGGGCCCCGAGCGGGCCCAGAAGCTGCGCTTCACCGAGAACTCCGAGGCCGAGAGCAAGGCCGCTGCCCGCAAGGAGCACGAGGAGCAGATCGGCACCCACCCCAAGGGCCGTCAGTTCTACCAGCTCGGCGCGAGCGACTTCGACGCGGGCCGGTGGTCCGCCGCCGAGCGCAACCTCAAGATGGCGCTCACCTACGAGCCCTCCAATGCCCGCTACAAGGAGAAGCTCGCCGAGGCCAAGAAGAAGCTGGAGGAAGAGGCCAAGAGCAAGGGCGACTCCTTCAAGATCAAGTGA
- a CDS encoding SRPBCC family protein, with protein MSAQPPVRVRVVRQFSASPERVFDAWLDPHWIGRWMFGPGVRDEEVLRIVNDARVGGTFSFLVRRKTQEIDHVGTYLAIDRPHHLVFTWAIEKETAELSRVTIDIVPRGTGCELTLTHEVDPKWAEYAGRTEAGWTTMLGALARAFDAPGTA; from the coding sequence ATGAGTGCCCAGCCGCCCGTCCGCGTCCGAGTCGTCCGCCAGTTCAGTGCCTCCCCGGAGCGGGTGTTCGACGCCTGGCTCGATCCCCACTGGATTGGCCGGTGGATGTTCGGCCCCGGCGTCCGAGACGAAGAAGTCCTCCGGATCGTGAATGACGCCCGGGTGGGTGGCACGTTCTCGTTCCTCGTGCGCCGGAAAACCCAGGAGATCGATCATGTCGGCACGTACCTCGCCATCGACCGGCCCCACCACTTGGTGTTCACCTGGGCCATCGAGAAAGAAACGGCGGAGCTCAGCCGGGTGACGATCGACATCGTTCCCCGGGGCACCGGGTGTGAGCTTACCTTGACCCACGAGGTAGACCCGAAGTGGGCGGAGTACGCGGGCCGCACCGAAGCAGGCTGGACCACCATGCTGGGGGCCCTCGCGCGGGCGTTCGACGCTCCCGGGACGGCATGA
- a CDS encoding Hsp70 family protein — protein sequence MSDEIAIGVDLGTSYSCVAVVQDGQPMVIPNEWGELNHASCVSFLDDGSVLVGNAAKKNIIAAPEATVYSAKRLIGRYFFSDEVKKAQAVMPYTIVEGDNNAVRIQVHGQTYSLPEISALVLKEMKAVAETYLGREITKAVVTVPAYFNDNQRQATKDAGRIAGLEVLRILNEPTSAALAYGFGRDVNQRVVVYDLGGGTFDVSILEIGKDVFEVLSTAGDTYLGGDDFDDRIMTWLAEDFLAKTRLDLRQNKYCLQMLKDAAERAKIDVGQKGTADILCQGICQDANGNVMDLRNTLSNDQFNRMVMDLVQRTFKVCDEALQSARLSASEIDAVILVGGPTRLPIIRNSVKHYFQKEPLEGINPDQVVALGACLQAHALLDAHAETFLVDVTPLSLRIGTVGGYTEKVIEKNTPVPIDRSKTFTTSRDGQEKVKIRVYQGESNRAEECEMLGEFEFSGFRIGYRGDVKIEVTFEIDTNGMVNVSACDVETGQKTTTTLTLSSGMSETDIQRSIDATRQIQLAGHSSDLPSVA from the coding sequence ATGTCGGACGAGATCGCGATCGGCGTCGACCTGGGCACCTCGTATTCCTGCGTGGCGGTGGTCCAGGACGGTCAGCCGATGGTCATCCCCAACGAGTGGGGCGAGCTGAACCACGCCTCGTGCGTGTCGTTCCTCGATGACGGCTCGGTGCTCGTGGGCAACGCCGCCAAGAAGAACATCATCGCCGCCCCGGAGGCGACGGTGTACTCGGCCAAGCGGCTCATCGGGCGGTACTTCTTCTCCGACGAGGTGAAGAAGGCCCAGGCGGTGATGCCGTACACCATCGTCGAGGGCGACAACAACGCGGTGCGCATCCAGGTGCACGGCCAGACGTACTCGCTGCCGGAGATCTCCGCGCTGGTGCTCAAGGAGATGAAGGCGGTGGCGGAGACGTACCTGGGCCGGGAGATCACCAAGGCGGTGGTCACCGTGCCGGCGTACTTCAACGACAACCAGCGCCAGGCCACCAAGGACGCGGGGCGCATCGCGGGGCTGGAGGTGCTGCGCATCCTCAACGAGCCCACCTCGGCGGCGCTGGCCTACGGCTTCGGCCGGGACGTCAACCAGCGCGTCGTCGTCTACGATCTGGGCGGTGGCACCTTCGATGTGTCCATCCTGGAGATCGGCAAGGACGTGTTCGAGGTGCTGTCCACCGCGGGCGACACGTACCTGGGCGGAGATGACTTCGACGACCGCATCATGACGTGGCTGGCCGAGGACTTCCTGGCCAAGACGCGGCTGGACCTGCGGCAGAACAAGTACTGCCTGCAGATGCTCAAGGACGCCGCGGAGCGGGCGAAGATCGACGTGGGCCAGAAAGGCACCGCGGACATCCTCTGCCAGGGGATCTGCCAGGACGCCAACGGCAATGTGATGGACCTGCGCAACACGCTGTCCAATGACCAGTTCAACCGCATGGTCATGGACCTGGTGCAGCGCACCTTCAAGGTGTGTGACGAAGCGCTTCAAAGCGCGCGGCTGTCGGCCTCGGAGATCGACGCGGTCATCCTCGTGGGAGGCCCCACGCGGCTGCCCATCATCCGCAACTCGGTGAAGCACTACTTCCAGAAGGAGCCCCTGGAGGGCATCAACCCGGACCAGGTCGTCGCCCTGGGGGCCTGCCTCCAGGCGCACGCGCTGCTGGATGCCCACGCGGAGACGTTCCTGGTGGACGTCACGCCGCTGTCACTGCGCATTGGCACCGTGGGCGGCTACACGGAGAAGGTCATCGAAAAGAACACGCCGGTGCCCATCGACCGCTCGAAGACGTTCACCACCAGCCGCGATGGCCAGGAGAAGGTGAAGATTCGCGTGTACCAGGGCGAGTCGAACCGGGCAGAGGAGTGCGAGATGCTCGGAGAGTTCGAGTTCTCGGGCTTCCGCATCGGCTACCGCGGCGATGTGAAGATCGAAGTGACGTTCGAAATCGACACCAACGGCATGGTGAATGTCTCCGCCTGTGACGTCGAGACGGGCCAGAAGACGACCACCACCCTTACCCTCTCGTCGGGAATGTCCGAGACCGATATCCAACGGTCCATCGACGCCACCCGGCAAATCCAGCTCGCAGGCCACAGCAGCGATCTTCCCTCCGTGGCCTAG
- a CDS encoding TonB-dependent receptor, producing MNLLQRDPARALGVTLVLAFALWAQPTWAQQGASVLTGTVLDASNQKPIADVTVTASASSLQGEEVAVTDNTGTYRLPQLPPGVYTLRFEREGYQPYSRAEVTLRLNRTIRLNVQILPDEFQTSIEVSGTPPAIDVGSTRTGVSVDTDAVQNLALIRPGSKGSAARSFESLAELAPGANSDAYGISLNGTSSPENGFLVDGLAAGNPAIGVLGSPVSVDFIQEVNVITGGFMPEFGRSTGGVVTAVTKSGSNEFHGSLFTNITPGFLEGSATRVAREGSVITTDQQLWNLGDFGGTLGGPIVQDKLWFFAGIAPSFTRRQLERNLNTFVLDEQGKRVLNDDGFSQTRRIPGTTTTYFADQRSVQYIGKLTWQAAKDHTLTLSAYGAPSRSGGPGRFAYRVEDQAVEVENIAGAYNALAHRNEQDSRDISLKLASSFLDKKVLLDTNVGWHHQNDSSLPVDGSGIGNEEGWSGVPQFEMQRNQPFYSITDLETIPDPSVCNPVNGVSPCTVTNYLLGGPGFLLDRTVERYQGNIVGTLLLNALGHHVVKAGLDVEVMQNKDTRAYSGKVLYRENVNGGTFQDFRAFGYLIGPDEEVVQASVPTSTRANAVGGFLQDSWSVLDKVTVNLGLRYDAQTIHGNGGTEAFDLSNQLSPRVGVIYDFTQQGRSKLFASYARYYQNAVLAMVNSQFSNITRLQATRNRAAQGDAPGCDPLRQAAPYTECRDERNIVRGAPESVSRLYNQTFAINSPVDPDLKPQSSDEFVIGGEYELLPGASVGLTYTHRNMNDVIEDMSRNEATNYFIGNPGRGIASDFPAAVRDYDAVSLLFNKAFSNLWLIQANYTWSRLYGNYSGLFRPENLQLAPNVTSDFDLVSLTENHMGLLPLDRTHSLKFYGAKELVLSGSASINLGLSYRGASGAPLNVVGAHYIYGPDFTFILPRGSGGRLPWVHAFDTRLAVNYRLTGDMVATVSLDVFNLLNFQAVTSQDQRYTADTVDAIVGGSADDLAGLMPRGNTSRTVVVNPNYGKPLSYQPPRSVRLGARVSF from the coding sequence GTGAACCTTCTTCAGCGAGACCCGGCGCGCGCCTTGGGCGTGACGCTCGTGTTGGCCTTTGCCCTGTGGGCCCAGCCCACCTGGGCCCAGCAAGGTGCCTCCGTGCTCACGGGCACGGTGCTGGATGCCAGCAACCAGAAACCCATCGCCGACGTGACGGTCACGGCCTCCGCCTCCTCCCTCCAGGGCGAGGAGGTCGCGGTCACGGACAACACGGGCACCTACCGGCTGCCGCAGTTGCCCCCGGGCGTCTACACGCTGCGCTTCGAGCGGGAGGGCTATCAGCCCTACTCCCGCGCCGAGGTCACCCTGCGCCTCAACCGGACCATCCGGCTCAACGTCCAGATTCTGCCGGATGAGTTCCAGACGAGCATCGAGGTGTCCGGCACCCCGCCGGCCATCGACGTGGGCTCCACCCGCACCGGCGTGAGCGTGGACACGGACGCGGTGCAGAACCTGGCCCTGATCCGCCCGGGCTCCAAGGGCTCCGCGGCGCGCTCCTTCGAGAGCCTGGCCGAGCTGGCCCCGGGCGCCAACAGCGATGCCTACGGCATCTCCCTCAATGGAACGAGCTCCCCGGAGAACGGCTTCCTGGTGGACGGCCTGGCCGCGGGCAACCCCGCCATTGGCGTGCTGGGCTCACCGGTCTCGGTCGACTTCATCCAGGAGGTGAACGTCATCACCGGTGGCTTCATGCCCGAGTTCGGCCGCTCCACTGGCGGCGTGGTGACGGCCGTCACCAAGTCCGGCTCCAACGAGTTCCATGGCTCGCTCTTCACCAACATCACCCCGGGCTTCCTCGAGGGCAGTGCCACCCGGGTGGCGCGGGAGGGCAGCGTCATCACCACGGATCAGCAACTGTGGAACCTGGGAGACTTCGGGGGCACGCTGGGAGGCCCCATCGTCCAGGACAAGCTCTGGTTCTTCGCGGGCATCGCGCCTTCGTTCACCCGCCGGCAGCTGGAGCGAAACCTCAACACGTTCGTGCTGGATGAGCAGGGCAAGCGCGTGCTGAACGACGACGGCTTCTCCCAGACGCGGCGCATCCCCGGCACCACCACCACCTACTTCGCCGACCAGCGCTCCGTGCAGTACATCGGCAAGCTCACCTGGCAGGCCGCCAAGGACCACACCCTCACCCTGTCCGCCTATGGCGCCCCCAGCCGCTCCGGAGGCCCGGGCCGCTTCGCCTACCGGGTGGAGGACCAGGCCGTCGAGGTGGAGAACATCGCCGGCGCCTACAACGCGCTGGCCCACCGCAACGAGCAGGACTCGCGCGACATCTCGCTCAAGCTGGCCTCGTCCTTCCTGGACAAGAAGGTGCTGCTGGACACCAACGTGGGCTGGCACCACCAGAACGACTCCAGCCTCCCCGTGGATGGCAGCGGCATCGGCAACGAGGAGGGGTGGTCCGGCGTTCCCCAGTTCGAGATGCAGCGCAACCAGCCCTTCTATTCCATCACCGATCTGGAGACGATTCCGGACCCGTCCGTGTGCAATCCCGTCAACGGCGTCTCCCCCTGCACGGTGACCAACTACCTGCTGGGCGGACCGGGCTTCCTGCTGGACCGGACCGTGGAGCGCTACCAGGGCAACATCGTGGGCACCCTGTTGCTCAATGCCCTGGGCCACCACGTCGTCAAGGCCGGCCTGGACGTGGAGGTGATGCAGAACAAGGACACCCGCGCCTACTCGGGCAAGGTGCTCTACCGGGAGAACGTCAACGGCGGCACCTTCCAGGACTTCCGCGCCTTCGGCTACCTCATCGGCCCCGATGAGGAAGTCGTCCAGGCCTCGGTGCCCACCTCCACGCGCGCCAACGCCGTGGGAGGCTTCCTCCAGGACAGCTGGAGCGTGTTGGACAAGGTCACCGTCAACCTGGGCCTGCGCTACGACGCGCAGACCATCCACGGCAACGGAGGGACCGAGGCCTTCGATCTGTCCAACCAGCTCTCCCCGCGCGTGGGCGTCATCTACGACTTCACCCAGCAGGGCCGCTCCAAGCTCTTCGCCAGCTACGCGCGCTACTACCAGAACGCCGTGCTGGCCATGGTCAACTCGCAGTTCTCCAACATCACCCGCCTCCAGGCCACCCGGAACCGGGCCGCCCAGGGCGATGCGCCCGGGTGCGATCCGCTGCGTCAGGCCGCGCCCTACACGGAGTGCCGGGACGAGCGGAACATCGTCCGCGGCGCCCCGGAGTCCGTCAGCCGCCTCTACAACCAGACCTTCGCCATCAACAGCCCGGTGGATCCGGACCTGAAGCCCCAGTCCTCGGACGAGTTCGTCATCGGCGGTGAGTACGAGCTGCTCCCGGGCGCCAGCGTGGGCCTCACCTACACCCACCGGAACATGAACGACGTCATCGAGGACATGTCGCGCAACGAGGCCACCAACTACTTCATCGGCAACCCCGGCCGAGGCATCGCCAGCGACTTCCCCGCCGCCGTGCGCGACTACGACGCGGTCTCCCTGCTCTTCAACAAGGCCTTCTCGAACCTGTGGCTCATCCAGGCCAACTACACCTGGTCGCGCCTGTACGGGAACTACTCCGGCCTGTTCCGCCCGGAGAACCTCCAGCTGGCGCCCAACGTCACCTCGGACTTCGACCTGGTGTCCCTGACCGAGAACCACATGGGCCTGCTGCCCCTGGACCGGACCCACTCCCTCAAGTTCTACGGGGCCAAGGAGCTGGTGCTGTCCGGCTCGGCCAGCATCAACCTGGGCCTGTCCTACCGGGGCGCTTCGGGCGCTCCCCTCAACGTGGTGGGGGCCCACTACATCTACGGCCCGGACTTCACCTTCATCCTCCCGCGCGGCAGCGGCGGCCGCCTGCCCTGGGTGCATGCCTTCGACACGCGCCTGGCGGTCAACTACCGCCTCACCGGCGACATGGTGGCCACCGTGAGCCTGGACGTCTTCAACCTGCTCAACTTCCAGGCGGTGACCAGCCAGGATCAGCGCTACACGGCCGACACGGTGGATGCCATCGTGGGCGGCTCGGCGGACGATCTGGCCGGCCTGATGCCCCGGGGCAATACGTCCCGCACCGTGGTCGTCAACCCCAACTACGGCAAGCCCCTCTCCTACCAGCCCCCCCGCAGCGTCCGGCTCGGCGCGCGCGTCTCGTTCTAA
- a CDS encoding class II glutamine amidotransferase, which yields MSAVLAVLTSDPNLLRCELHRLEGQVFLQGESRANAAGVGSYADGEVLMQRFSNHEPLTPEALTPRHESGVLLFHAGKLPLGVSPEENTQPFRGRSWLFAHQGALEGFERLRAPLLEALPEFLRRQVRGVTDSEVVFAHFLKRLRETGRTEDPRLEAEVAGALLAGTAQELDRAAAKAGAVHTSQLNLVAANGHLLLATRWGEAPLYYTRLEGTEHCEVCGLEPSTPDTQPGGVAHRRRRAVVVASHVKRTAGWVELPQGTALAVSGDLQVRHLPAP from the coding sequence ATGTCTGCCGTCCTGGCCGTGCTCACGTCCGATCCGAACCTGCTGCGGTGCGAGCTGCACCGGCTGGAAGGGCAGGTCTTCCTCCAGGGGGAGTCCCGGGCGAATGCGGCCGGGGTGGGCTCCTATGCCGATGGGGAGGTGCTGATGCAGCGCTTCTCCAACCACGAGCCCCTGACGCCGGAGGCCCTGACGCCCCGGCATGAGTCGGGCGTGTTGCTCTTTCATGCGGGGAAGCTCCCCCTGGGGGTCTCCCCCGAGGAGAACACCCAGCCGTTCCGGGGTCGCAGCTGGCTGTTCGCGCACCAGGGGGCGTTGGAGGGCTTCGAGCGGCTCCGGGCCCCCCTGCTGGAGGCGTTGCCCGAGTTCCTGCGCCGGCAGGTGCGCGGCGTCACGGACAGCGAGGTGGTGTTCGCCCACTTCCTGAAGCGGCTGAGGGAGACGGGGCGGACGGAGGATCCCCGGCTGGAGGCGGAGGTGGCCGGGGCGCTGCTGGCGGGGACGGCCCAGGAGCTGGACCGGGCCGCGGCGAAGGCGGGGGCCGTGCACACCTCCCAGCTGAACCTGGTGGCGGCCAACGGCCACCTGCTGCTGGCCACGCGCTGGGGGGAAGCCCCCCTCTATTATACGCGGCTGGAGGGCACGGAGCACTGCGAGGTGTGTGGCCTGGAGCCCTCCACCCCGGACACGCAGCCAGGGGGGGTGGCCCACCGCCGCCGCCGCGCGGTGGTGGTGGCCAGCCACGTGAAGCGCACCGCGGGTTGGGTGGAGCTTCCCCAGGGGACGGCGCTCGCGGTGAGCGGGGACCTCCAGGTCCGGCACCTGCCGGCCCCCTGA